In the genome of Streptomyces lydicus, the window TGCGCGGGCAGCGGCTCGGGGCGCTGCAGGCGGCGCTGCTGCACACGATGGCGCAGCACCGGCTGCAGACGTGCATCACGTTCCATCACCGGACGATAGAGGCCGCGGCGTACGCGGAGGGTCTGGAGCGGGTGGCCAAGCGGCTGTACGCGGACCAGCCGGAGAAGTACCCGGCGAAGGTCTGGGCGGACTGGCTGTGCGGCGAGCACGTCCCGGAGCGCCGGCGGGGCGTGCTGGGTGAGTTCGGGTCGACCGCCCGGCGCGCGGTGTTGTCGAACTGCAGGGTGTTGGGTGAGGGCGTGGACATCCGGGCCGTGGACTCCGTCGCGATCTTGGACCCCAAGGGCGCGCCGCACGACATCGTGCAGGCCATTGGGCGCGCTCTGCGGCAGAAGCCGGGGAAGGGAAATTGGCCTCTTTGATCGTGCCGGTATTTCTCCAGCCGGGGGAAAAGCCGGAGACATGTTCACCTCGGGATCGTACCGGCCTTTGGTGAAGGTATTGGAGGGTCTGCGGGCTCACGATGAAGAGGCCGTGGAATTGCTGGCCATCCCGCAGGAGCCGCAGAAGGACGTTGCGCAGCCGTCCCAGTACATCGGATCGAAGCCGGAGGATGATGAGGAAGAAACTCGTCTGCTGCTCCGCTTTGCCGCTCCGCGGGACCCGGTGATGGTCGCGGACTGGGTCAGCTTCAATGTGATCGACATCGAGCGGCAGGACTGGGGGCGCGGGTGGGCGAAGCTCAAGGCGTTCACGGAGCGTGAGCATCACGCCCGGGTTCCGTACGAGCACCGGGAGGGCGCGTTTCCGCTGGGGACCTGGGTGGCGGAGCAGCGACGGGCCTTCGGCGCCGGGCAGATGACCGGCAAGCGGGCGGAGCGGCTGGAGAAGCTGGGCATGGTCTGGTCGATCGCGGACGAGCGGTTCGAGGAGAACCTGGCGGCGGCGCGGGTGTACTTCGAGGAGCACTGGACGTTGTGTGCTCCGAGGTCCGCCGTGGCCCTGGACCGGCAGGTGGGGAGTTGGTTGTCCAATTTGCGGCGGCCTGGTGCGCTGGAGGGTCGTCCGGAGTGGGAGGCGGCGCTGCGGGCGATCGACGAGGACTGGAACGTGGAGTGGTCGGCGGAGTGGCAGCGGCGTTACGCGGCGGTGCGGGAGATGGTGTCTGAGGAGAGCCAGAGTGCCCTGGCCTACGTGGAGCCCGGGGTCACGGTGCACGGGATGGACGTCGGCCGGTGGCTGGCGAAGCAGCGTCAGCACGACGTTTGGCGGGGGCTGATGGACGGGCAGCGCGAGCGCCTGGAGCGGCTCGGCGTCCGGCCGCTGCCCGCACCGGAGCCGGAGGCGCCCGGGAAGGGGCCCACGGTGGCCCTGAGCGCCTTTGAGCGGGGCGTTGCGGCCCTGGCGCAGTACAAGGCCCGCACGGGGTCTGTGACGGTCTCCAGGAGGCACGTAGAGCGGCTGGAGGACGGGACGGAGGTCAAGCTCGGGGTGTTTTTGTCTAACAGCAAGACCCGCCGCGCCAAGCTCACCGCTGACAAGCTGGCCGCGCTCTCCGCGCTCGGGCTGGAGTGGGCGGCATGAGCACCGAGCAGCCCGACGAACCGCCCGTGCGCTGGCGGGGCCTGATGCCCCTCCGGTTCCCCTCCCCTCCGAAGGAGGGGAGGCCTGTCCTGTCCGACGAAGAGCTTGAGGCCCTCGTCGTGCGCGCCACGCGAGTCCGGCGGGCCGGCGAGCTGGCGCGCACTCTGCAGCGTCGTCCCAAGGCGGAACTGCTGCGCATGGCCGAGGAGGCTGGCCTGCATCACGACTCCCCGCACACGTGGCGCAAGGCCGAGATCGCGGCTGCGCTCGCGGACCTTGCCCACCCCGCCCGCCCCGAGGAGGAGATTGGATGAGTACCGAGCAGCTCGGTGTGGACGACATCGCTGGGGAGCTCAGGCGACAGCGGCTTCCCAGGCTGATGCCCGGCGGGGAAGCGGCCCGGGAGTAGGGGCGGTTTTCTCAGGGCGGCGAGAAGGTCGTGGGCGAGGCCGGTCTCGCTGGTGGTGCCTGGGCCCGGGTGCAGAGTGATCCGGCCGGACGGCGGATGGTGGGCGGCCAGGGCGGTGTGGGTGTGGATGACGTCGTCATCGCGGTCGATGACCATGATGACGGACGGCGGCCGCGCGGCGAGAAGCATGACGGTGTGGTGGTCAGCCAAGGCGGCTGAAGGCCCAGCGCAGCAGTTCCTGATCCACGCGGGGACGGCCGGTGCGTGCCAGGGCGGTGCGGGTGTGTGCGGTCAGCTGGGCCCAGGCGCGGAAGTTGCCGTGTGCGGCGTGGCTGTCGGCGAAGGTGATGTCGTCGGGATCGGCATCGGCCCAGATCGGGTGGAACAGCGGGATGACGTCAAGGACCTCGTCGGGGGTGAGGCGGGTGAAATGCTGCCAGATGAAGATGCGGGAAGAGAGCATCGGTTCGCGGCGCAGCACGGTGTGGCAGCCCTCACCGCCGACGAAGATGATCGCCAGCTGGGTGGAGGGCTCGTCCCACAGGTAGCGGAAGTACTCGAAGGCCTCCCCGTTGAGCCACTGTGCTTCGTCGACGAGGAAAGTACGGGGGCGCTCGGCCAGAGCGGTCTTCAGCAGACGGTCGAATTCGCTGGGGTGGCGCGGCGGCTCGCCGGCCAGATCGAGCGCGGTGAACAGCTCGTAGCGCACCGCTCGGGCGGTGGGACGGGCCCGGAAGGTGATCTTGCGGACGTCCTCGCCCGGCTCGAGTGCACGCAAGCAGGTGTTGACGGCGAGCGTCTTACCGAAGCCGGCACCGCCGTGGATACACATCATCGCGCGGGCGGCGACCGTATCGCCGATGTTCTCCCGCGCGGTGAGCAGGGCGCGGGTGGTGACCACGGAGGCGTCGGGCAGGTCGACGTACTGGTAGGTGGCCGCGGTCACGAGGCATCTCCGTCTTCAGTGGTCTGAGCGGTCGATCCGGGTACACGCCCGGGGGCAGGTTCGGATGGGACGGGAGCAGGCCGGCCGGGCGCGGTCCGGGTGACGAGGGATGGCGGGGTGCGCCAGTCGGCTGGAGGCGCGGCGGGCGGGATGAGGTCCGGCATCGCCAGATCGGACAGGTCAGTGCCGGCGGCCTGGGCGAGCTCGGCCTCGGCCTGCGCGGTGGTCAGGGTGCCGAGCCGCTGGGGGGCCTCGGGCTGGTTCACGGCTGCGTAGCGCTCGCGCTGTGAACCCTCCAGGTCCTTCTTCAGGCGGCGGGCGCGGGCGGCCCGTGCCCGCCGTACAGCACTGACCTGTTCCTCGGTGGCCTGGTCGGCCAGGTCCGCGGGACCGAGGTAGCGGCCGGTGGCCGCGTGGTAGACCTCGATGCGGTGGTCGTGGTGGGGCATGAAGCGGATCCGGACCTGGATCCCGGACTGACCGGTCATCCACGGCCCCGCATAGTCACGTTTCCTGAAGCGGATGCCGCGGGTCGTCAGCGTGCGGGTGCCGGCGTCCTCCAGGGTGAACGTCCACAGATCCGCCGCGGCCACGTCCCGTAGCGGGGTGGGATCGTCCTGCCACGCCTCAAGCGGGGTCCTGCCCCGCAACGGCGCGGGCTGGTGTTCGGTGTTCCACCACAGCATCCAGGCGAGCAGACGGGCAGTGAAGTCCTCGAAGCCGAGCAGCACCTCGTCCTTCGGGCGGGAAGAGCGTTTTCCGGGTCGCGGCAGGCGGGCGTAGCCGGGCAGCGCGGCCAGGAACATGCTCTCCACTGCCCGGTTCAGCCCCTCCACAGTGCCCTTGAGGTGCGGGGTGTAGGCGGGCAGGTCCTCCACCGTCACGTCCAGCAGATCGAACGCGGCGGTCACCGTCCGGGACAGGAAGTCCTTGCCGCGGTCGACACGTACCTTCTCCGGCAAGCCGCCGAACGGGCCGTAGGGGTCCTCCCGCAAGACCGCGGAGCGCAGCGCGGCCAGCACCGACTCCCGCGACGGATGCACCGGCGTCACCGCGGCACCGGTGATCGCGTTGGTGGCGCAGTCGGTGAACCAGGTGATCCACGGCCTGCGAGCCCTGCCCTCGACGTCGACCAGCACTGGGGCCTGCATGTGGTCGGTCTCCCACACCTGGTTCCGCCAGCCCCGCGGCCGGGCCAGAAACACATCGTGCTTACGAGCCGCCCGCTCACCACCCGCGAGCCCGGCCCGCTCCCCCGGCGACAGATCACGGCGGATCGCCCGGTGCAGCGTCGTCAGCGACGGCGCGTCGGCAGGCGGGGACTGCCGAGCGGCACGCAGGACCAGCTCGCGATGAACCGCCCTCACGTTCCCCTTCCACAACGCCAACAGTCCACGGACTTCGGGCGTGATCGTGAACCTCGCATCGGCCCGGGACCGTGCGCCGGGGTAGGCGGCCGCGGTCTCATCACTCTGAGCGGCAGCCAGCCAGCGCCACACCGTGCGCTCCGACACTCCCAGCGCGTCTGCGGCCACCCGCACGTGCCCTGCTGTCAGCGTCTTCCCTGCCCGCAGTGTGAGCAGCCGCCGCACGGCCGGACCGCGCAGCGCCGTCCTCGACGCCGCAGGCAGTCCGCCGCCTGCGCGGACCGCGTCACCGTCCTCCATGCCAGCTCCCCTCACCCGGGCGGGACATCGTGTGCTTGCCGGTGGCCGGGAGCAGGTAGTCGCCCTCCCATCCGTGCGGGAGCGCTCCCGTCACAGCGGCGGCGCGACCCGCTGGAACAGCCGCCTCAGCAAGGCCCGGTCGGTGGCTGCCTCAGCGGTGGTGAGCAGCGCGTTCTGCAGGTGCGCGGTCAAAGCGGCCCACGTGCGGAATGTGCCGTGCGCGCACGACTGGTCGATCCACCTCAGGTCCGGGGCCGGGACGGTGCGCCACAGTGGATGGAAGCCGGTCACCACGGTCGCCACTTCCGCTCCGGTCAGGCGTGGAACCTCCTGCCACGCACCGATCCGCGATGCCAGCTGCGGCAGCCGGGACAGCGCCCTCTCGCTGCCCGCTCCGCACAGCACCAGCGTGACCCGCGTATCGGGGTGGTCCCACAGGCTCTGCAGGTACTCCAGGCACGGCACGGGCAGGCGCTGCGCCTCATCGACCACCAGCACCCGCGCCTCGCCCAGAGCCCCCGCCACCGCGGCGTCGACCAGCGCAGAGGTGTGCGGGAAGCGGCCCGGCAGCGCCAGAGCGTCGAACACCGCCCGCCGCATGCCGGCCACCGACGGGCGCACCGGCACCGGCACCCACGTCACCTTCCAGCCCGGAGGCACTTCGTGGAGCGCCATCCGCACGGCGACGGTCTTGCCTCGGCCCGGGTCACCGAACACACACACCGCGCCCTGAACCGCCATCGCCTGCCCGACCGCCTCGGCCACCGCCCGCACCGACGACGTCCGCACCAGCCGCGCTCCCGCCGGCAACACCACACCCACCAACACACCGCTCTCCCCCACCGGCACTGCGGACGCCGCCGTCGACTTGGAGCGCGGTGGCCGGCGCGCAGCTACCTCCGCCGCACCACCCTCACGCGGCCCAGCCAGAGCAAGGTCAGCCAGCGCCTGCCGCGTTCGCCGCTCCTCCCGCTCCCGCCGCACCACCGCACGGTCCGGCAGAACCCTGCCGGCCTGAAGGTCCCGGTGCACCACCCGGTACAACGACGCCAGCGAAGGCACCTCTCCCGCGGCCTCCTTCAGGTGCCGGTGCAGCACCGCCACGTTCCCGCCCGCCTGCGCCAGCACCTCCCACGCCTGGTCGGACAGCTCCAGCCGGGACCGCGGCCTGCGCTCCACGCGGCCGTCCGTGCGCGCCGCATCCAGCCAGCGCCACACCGTGCGGACACTCACCCCAGCGACCTGGGCGCCCGCACGCACGTGGGCCGTCGCCAACGCCCCGGCCGCATCGAGTTCCAGCAGCCGCGCAACCAGCACCGGTCTGGACACCCTCAGCCCCGCCGTCACCTCACCCCACACGCCCGGCTCCCCCACCGAATGACCTCCCGCCGCAGACATCAACGCCCACCACGGTGCAGCCGCGCAGCCCTCGGAAGGATCAGAAGTACCGTTCTCGAGACAGCAACACGGGGCGGGGTGTACCACCCCATGACAGCCGTGGCCGTCGTATGCACCGCCCCACGACAGTGACCATGCCCTTCCTCAACACCCGACCAGCGACAACGCACCGGTCTGACATACCGTCACTGACGCCCATCCGCTGACACCAACCCGGCACATCGCAGCGTGGTACTTCCAGGCGTTGTAGTGGGTGCAGCACATGCCCTTGCAGTGGCGGGGACGCACGCACTGCACGCCGCCACGGGTGATTGAGCACCGGGCCGTCACCATGCCGCGGGCGCTTCGCTCGCGCACCGGCTGGTGGGTCACGGCGAACTCGTCCGTCTCCAGGTCGGAGTCCTTCAGATGCTCGGCGCACAGCGAGCAGAAGATGTTGCGGCTGTTGACGATGAGATCGCAGTGCCGGGTCCGGCAGGTAGAGGAGGAGGTACGCGGGTCGTCGAGGTCGCCGGTGAACAGCCAGTGCCGTATGTCCCACTCCCCCGCCCGCCAGCCCGGGTCGATGCGGTCCTGAAGCCAGGCACTCCAAGCCCCGGTGTCCCAGGCGATGTGGTCCGGCGCGCCTGCGGGCGCCGGCACACGAAGCTCCAGGCTCATGAGTGCTCCCGCAGGGCCTGGACGCGTTCGACGGCCTGGCGGGTCTCGCTGTCGTCGACATGCCGGTAGCGCTCCATCGACAGCGGTGAGGCATGCCCCAGCAGGCGCTGGACCACATCGCGGTCCACACCGCCTCGCAGCCAGGCTGTGGCGGCGGAGTGGCGCAGCATGTGAGGGCGGAAGGGGTGGGTGGCGGCGCGGGCCAGGCGGTCAAAGAGGTCCTTGGCGTTGGGATAGGACATTGCGCGTCCAAGGGGCGCGCGGAAAAGATTGACGAACACCATCTCGCTGTCGGCCGCCGGGCCGACGGTGTCGCGTTCGTACTGGTAGTCGGCGTAGGGGGCGACCAGGTCGGCGGTGACCGGGACGGTGCGGGAGCGGCGGGACTTGGCCAGCGCGCCGTTGGGATTGTCCGTGCGGCGGTGAACGTGAAGATGCGGGCCGTCGGTGCCGCAGCCCAGCAGGCGGGACGAGGCCAGCAGGTGCATGTCGCCGCGGCGCAGCCCCAGCGCCTCGCCGATCCGCAGCCCGGTACACGCCAGCAGCGCGATCAGGAACCGGTCCCGGGCCCGCCCCGCCAGAGCGATCATCGCGGCGATCTGCTCCAGGCTGAGGTCCTGATAGCCCGGATCGGTCAGCGCGAAGCGGAACGCGGCCGCCGCCACGGTCCGCAGCTGGCCCGCCTCGCCCGGGTCGTAGCCCGGGGGCAGATGGAACAGTTGCTTCGGCTCTGACAGCATCGCCACCGTCTGCGGCGTGACCCAGCCGTGCACGGCGCCGAACCGGAGGAAGCTGCTGACCACGGTCATCACCGCGTTCGCCGTCCCGGGCGAGCGGAACTGCGGCTCGAGCGGCGGCCGCCGGCGAGAACGCGGTGCGAGAGGCTCGGAGATCAGCCACCGCTGCAGGCCTGCGAGCTCCAGAAGACGCGGAGCAGCCCAGTCGACGCCCCGGTCCTGGCAGTAGTTCAGGTAAAGAGCCACACGGCCCGCGTAAGCACGCTCGGTGTTCGGCGAACACCCCCGCGACCGCAGCGAGGCCAGGTAGGCCGTGGCTTGCGGGTGCAGGACGTAGGTGCCGGCATCGACCACCACCCACCGCACCCCACCATCGGCAGAGATCGACCGGAACGCGAGGAACTGAGGAGACACGTGCCGAACGTAACCGCCACCCGGATCGCCGGTGCTGGGCTTCCTGGAACACTCCTCCACCCCAGATCGGAGCGCGTACCCTACGTGCCCCACACCCTGGGCGCCCCCAGATAAACAAGGACCCTGGAG includes:
- a CDS encoding helicase-related protein → RGQRLGALQAALLHTMAQHRLQTCITFHHRTIEAAAYAEGLERVAKRLYADQPEKYPAKVWADWLCGEHVPERRRGVLGEFGSTARRAVLSNCRVLGEGVDIRAVDSVAILDPKGAPHDIVQAIGRALRQKPGKGNWPL
- a CDS encoding helicase associated domain-containing protein gives rise to the protein MKVLEGLRAHDEEAVELLAIPQEPQKDVAQPSQYIGSKPEDDEEETRLLLRFAAPRDPVMVADWVSFNVIDIERQDWGRGWAKLKAFTEREHHARVPYEHREGAFPLGTWVAEQRRAFGAGQMTGKRAERLEKLGMVWSIADERFEENLAAARVYFEEHWTLCAPRSAVALDRQVGSWLSNLRRPGALEGRPEWEAALRAIDEDWNVEWSAEWQRRYAAVREMVSEESQSALAYVEPGVTVHGMDVGRWLAKQRQHDVWRGLMDGQRERLERLGVRPLPAPEPEAPGKGPTVALSAFERGVAALAQYKARTGSVTVSRRHVERLEDGTEVKLGVFLSNSKTRRAKLTADKLAALSALGLEWAA
- a CDS encoding ATP-binding protein, which translates into the protein MTAATYQYVDLPDASVVTTRALLTARENIGDTVAARAMMCIHGGAGFGKTLAVNTCLRALEPGEDVRKITFRARPTARAVRYELFTALDLAGEPPRHPSEFDRLLKTALAERPRTFLVDEAQWLNGEAFEYFRYLWDEPSTQLAIIFVGGEGCHTVLRREPMLSSRIFIWQHFTRLTPDEVLDVIPLFHPIWADADPDDITFADSHAAHGNFRAWAQLTAHTRTALARTGRPRVDQELLRWAFSRLG
- a CDS encoding ATP-binding protein, which gives rise to MSRPVLVARLLELDAAGALATAHVRAGAQVAGVSVRTVWRWLDAARTDGRVERRPRSRLELSDQAWEVLAQAGGNVAVLHRHLKEAAGEVPSLASLYRVVHRDLQAGRVLPDRAVVRREREERRTRQALADLALAGPREGGAAEVAARRPPRSKSTAASAVPVGESGVLVGVVLPAGARLVRTSSVRAVAEAVGQAMAVQGAVCVFGDPGRGKTVAVRMALHEVPPGWKVTWVPVPVRPSVAGMRRAVFDALALPGRFPHTSALVDAAVAGALGEARVLVVDEAQRLPVPCLEYLQSLWDHPDTRVTLVLCGAGSERALSRLPQLASRIGAWQEVPRLTGAEVATVVTGFHPLWRTVPAPDLRWIDQSCAHGTFRTWAALTAHLQNALLTTAEAATDRALLRRLFQRVAPPL
- a CDS encoding tyrosine-type recombinase/integrase, translating into MSPQFLAFRSISADGGVRWVVVDAGTYVLHPQATAYLASLRSRGCSPNTERAYAGRVALYLNYCQDRGVDWAAPRLLELAGLQRWLISEPLAPRSRRRPPLEPQFRSPGTANAVMTVVSSFLRFGAVHGWVTPQTVAMLSEPKQLFHLPPGYDPGEAGQLRTVAAAAFRFALTDPGYQDLSLEQIAAMIALAGRARDRFLIALLACTGLRIGEALGLRRGDMHLLASSRLLGCGTDGPHLHVHRRTDNPNGALAKSRRSRTVPVTADLVAPYADYQYERDTVGPAADSEMVFVNLFRAPLGRAMSYPNAKDLFDRLARAATHPFRPHMLRHSAATAWLRGGVDRDVVQRLLGHASPLSMERYRHVDDSETRQAVERVQALREHS